The following are from one region of the Amblyraja radiata isolate CabotCenter1 chromosome 46, sAmbRad1.1.pri, whole genome shotgun sequence genome:
- the LOC116968853 gene encoding keratin, type II cytoskeletal 8-like — MQAANKSEVSSTQRTTYTRTSSDSGRVSSPSTTTSKPTFTTSVITQDVDPIIHEIRREERDQIKSLNNRFAGFITKVRNLEQQNKVLETKWTLLQQQGGYSSSNEDMYKAYINALSRQLDGFHQDKSRLDGELEQMHRGVTGLKIQYEDEMNNRAGMENDFVTLKKTVDESYLTKHQLVDKLDGLISELDFLKQVYDEEIHELHSQIKDIAVTVELDNSQDVDFQEIVTQVKTQYELLALKGRDEAQAMYKSKFNQLSQSAVKYDDELRFLKNDITETSRRITKMNSEADSLKNQRNLLEAAIVEAEGRGELNLRTTRAKIAAKDEEIFKAKQEAAKKIREYQELMNVKIALDCEIATYRKMLEGEEIRIGQQLKSNLYQKSTPTISDVTISRSYSSEQQESSMNRDNQQNFSSGSIGKKAIMVKTVQSTQRSSS, encoded by the exons ATGCAGGCTGCAAACAAGAGCGAGGTCTCTAGCACCCAACGGACGACCTATACCCGTACATCCTCTGATTCTGGTCGTGTCAGTAGTCCAAGTACCACAACTTCAAAGCCCACATTCACTACTAGCGTGATAACTCAGGATGTCGACCCCATCATCCATGAGATTCGGCGAGAGGAACGAGACCAGATTAAGTCACTGAATAACCGTTTTGCCGGCTTCATCACCAAg GTTCGTAACCTTGAGCAACAAAACAAAGTCTTGGAGACAAAATGGACTCTGTTGCAGCAGCAGGGAGGTTACAGTTCCAGCAACGAGGATATGTACAAGGCATATATCAATGCCCTCAGCCGACAACTCGATGGCTTTCATCAGGATAAATCGCGGTTGGATGGCGAGCTGGAACAGATGCACAGGGGAGTGACCGGCCTCAAGATACA GTATGAAGATGAGATGAATAATCGTGCTGGAATGGAAAATGATTTTGTTACTCTGAAGAAG ACGGTTGATGAATCGTATCTGACAAAACATCAACTTGTGGATAAACTCGATGGACTCATCAGTGAACTTGACTTCTTGAAACAGGTCTATGATGAG GAAATCCATGAACTGCATTCTCAAATCAAGGATATTGCTGTCACTGTTGAACTTGATAATAGCCAAGATGTGGACTTTCAGGAAATTGTCACTCAAGTGAAGACTCAGTACGAATTGTTGGCATTGAAGGGCCGTGACGAGGCTCAGGCTATGTACAAATCCAAG TTCAATCAACTCTCACAGTCTGCTGTTAAGTATGATGACGAGCTGCGCTTCCTCAAGAATGACATCACAGAAACAAGCAGGAGAATCACGAAAATGAACTCTGAGGCAGATTCGCTGAAGAACCAG CGCAATTTGTTGGAAGCAGCCATAGTTGAAGCTGAAGGACGGGGAGAGCTAAATTTGAGAACCACCAGGGCTAAGATTGCAGCAAAAGATGAAGAAATATTCAAggcaaagcaggaagcagccaagAAAATACGGGAATACCAAGAACTGATGAATGTCAAAATTGCTCTGGATTGTGAGATTGCAACCTACAGGAAAATGCTGGAGGGAGAGGAGAtcag GATTGGTCAGCAACTGAAGTCAAATCTTTACCAAAAGTCCACACCAACGATCTCTG ACGTTACAATTTCCAGAAGTTATTCAAGTGAACAACAGGAATCCTCAATGAATAGAGACAATCAGCAGAATTTCTCCTCTGGTTCAATTGGAAAGAAAGCCATCATGGTGAAAACGGTTCAGTCAACTCAAAGATCATCATCCTGA